From Lujinxingia vulgaris, a single genomic window includes:
- a CDS encoding histidine phosphatase family protein — MSDVDWRIPPSVLRLIESAPEDRAVVILLRHSVRDELPLGDVGYDLPITDIGHQLAFELGGLFRGRLRTLHASPLVRCVKTAEALAKGADAAITVVCDPLLGDPGVFVVDGRRAWTNWEELGHEGVMRHLVTETSALPGMARPDEAARFLVQSMLSAAADEPGVHVFVTHDSLITATAARLLGRKLGAADWPWYLEGAFFWETHEGINTAYRDDEAVHIGSLCGLTESDVIEFARREVAATIGLDSGARFFLAGGAFKSLITGRPPRDLDVWAPSARDRGLIIESLLARGARHTNPSAFSDVFELAGRVVEVPYKTEPETLSERLARFDIGLSAVGVEHRPYDRWSAIITA; from the coding sequence GTGAGCGATGTAGACTGGAGAATCCCGCCCTCGGTGCTTCGTCTTATTGAGAGCGCACCGGAGGATCGCGCGGTCGTCATACTGCTCAGGCATTCGGTCCGTGATGAACTACCTCTCGGCGATGTTGGCTATGACCTCCCCATCACGGACATTGGGCACCAACTTGCGTTCGAACTCGGCGGCCTTTTCCGCGGTCGGTTACGGACACTTCACGCAAGTCCGCTGGTCCGCTGTGTTAAGACGGCGGAAGCACTCGCTAAGGGGGCGGACGCCGCGATCACCGTCGTCTGCGATCCTCTCCTCGGAGACCCGGGTGTCTTCGTCGTCGACGGCAGGCGCGCTTGGACGAACTGGGAGGAACTCGGCCATGAGGGTGTGATGCGTCATCTGGTCACCGAAACCTCGGCGCTTCCAGGAATGGCGCGACCAGACGAGGCCGCGCGCTTCCTTGTACAGTCGATGCTCTCCGCGGCAGCCGACGAGCCTGGCGTGCATGTTTTTGTGACGCACGACTCGCTAATAACCGCTACCGCGGCACGCCTTCTTGGTCGAAAACTCGGGGCTGCGGACTGGCCCTGGTATCTCGAGGGGGCGTTTTTCTGGGAGACCCATGAAGGTATAAATACGGCCTACCGAGACGATGAAGCGGTACACATCGGGTCGCTCTGCGGCCTGACCGAAAGTGATGTGATCGAGTTTGCCCGGCGAGAGGTGGCCGCGACAATTGGACTCGACTCAGGTGCGCGTTTTTTTCTGGCAGGCGGCGCCTTTAAGTCGCTGATCACAGGGCGTCCACCGCGCGACCTTGATGTTTGGGCCCCCTCAGCGCGCGACCGAGGCCTTATTATTGAATCATTACTGGCTCGCGGTGCGAGACACACAAATCCGAGCGCGTTTTCGGATGTATTCGAGCTAGCCGGCCGGGTGGTCGAAGTTCCTTACAAAACTGAGCCGGAAACGCTGTCCGAGCGACTCGCGC